In Paenibacillus kyungheensis, the following are encoded in one genomic region:
- the ptsP gene encoding phosphoenolpyruvate--protein phosphotransferase encodes MANILGIAASSGIAIAKAFRLEHPEYEITKRSISDTDAELAKLESALEISKTELEAIKERTLQEMGAKKAEIFESHLLILNDPELISPVKDKISIEMVNAEFALNEVAAQFVTMFENMKSTYLQERAADMRDVSKRILNHLMGVNFQSPAEIREEVVIIAEDLTPSDTAQLDRNFVKGFTTNIGGRTSHSAIMARSLEIPAVVGTKEVMEVIQNGDIVIVDGLEGNVIVNPDEATLAEYRAKGAAYEAQVTEWRKLRDEVTVSKDGVHVELAANIGTPNDVAGVLDNGGEGVGLYRTEFLYMGRDELPSEDVQFNAYKTVLEKMAGKPVVVRTLDIGGDKELPYLVLPKEMNPFLGFRAIRLCLDRQDIFRTQLRALLRASVYGDLRIMFPMIATLMEFREAKAVLLEEKEKLVAEGVAVSENIQLGIMVEIPSTAVLADQFAKEVDFFSIGTNDLIQYTMAADRMNERVSYLYQPYNPSILRLVKMVIDAAHKEGKWTGMCGEMAGDATAIPLLLGLGLDEFSMSASSILPARSQLAKLSKADMQELAAKALDMQTAEQVVELVQAIHA; translated from the coding sequence ATGGCTAATATTTTGGGAATCGCGGCGTCTTCGGGCATCGCCATTGCCAAAGCATTCCGTCTAGAACATCCTGAATACGAGATTACCAAACGCTCGATTAGCGATACAGATGCGGAATTGGCTAAACTTGAGTCAGCGCTGGAAATTTCCAAAACTGAACTTGAGGCGATCAAAGAACGTACGTTACAAGAAATGGGCGCTAAAAAAGCAGAGATTTTCGAATCACATTTGTTGATTCTGAACGATCCTGAATTGATTAGCCCTGTAAAAGATAAAATTTCTATTGAAATGGTTAATGCTGAGTTCGCACTAAATGAAGTTGCTGCTCAATTCGTAACCATGTTTGAAAATATGAAGAGCACTTATCTTCAAGAACGCGCTGCTGATATGAGAGATGTAAGCAAGCGTATCTTGAATCACTTGATGGGTGTAAACTTCCAAAGTCCTGCTGAGATTCGTGAAGAAGTGGTTATTATTGCAGAAGATTTGACTCCTTCGGATACAGCTCAATTGGATCGTAATTTTGTTAAAGGCTTCACTACAAATATTGGCGGACGTACTTCTCACTCCGCAATTATGGCTCGCTCGTTGGAAATTCCAGCAGTAGTCGGTACAAAAGAAGTAATGGAAGTTATTCAAAATGGGGATATCGTTATCGTTGATGGTCTTGAAGGTAATGTTATCGTTAACCCTGATGAAGCAACTCTTGCTGAGTACCGTGCTAAAGGTGCAGCGTATGAAGCTCAAGTTACTGAATGGCGCAAATTGCGTGATGAAGTAACAGTTTCCAAAGATGGTGTACATGTTGAATTGGCTGCTAATATTGGCACGCCAAACGATGTGGCTGGTGTATTGGATAATGGCGGCGAAGGCGTAGGTCTATACCGTACAGAATTCTTATACATGGGTCGCGATGAATTGCCTTCTGAAGATGTGCAATTCAATGCGTACAAAACGGTTTTGGAAAAAATGGCGGGTAAACCAGTTGTTGTTCGTACACTAGATATTGGTGGCGACAAAGAACTACCTTACCTTGTTCTTCCAAAAGAAATGAATCCATTCCTTGGATTCCGTGCAATTCGTCTTTGTCTAGATCGTCAAGACATTTTCCGTACTCAACTACGTGCATTGCTTAGAGCAAGTGTATATGGTGACCTACGTATTATGTTCCCGATGATCGCAACATTGATGGAATTCCGTGAAGCAAAAGCAGTATTGTTAGAAGAAAAAGAAAAACTGGTTGCTGAAGGTGTTGCTGTTTCTGAGAACATCCAACTTGGCATCATGGTTGAAATTCCTTCTACAGCAGTACTTGCTGACCAATTTGCTAAAGAAGTGGACTTCTTCAGTATCGGTACAAACGATTTGATCCAATACACAATGGCAGCAGATCGTATGAATGAACGGGTATCTTACCTGTATCAACCATACAATCCTTCTATCTTGCGTTTGGTTAAAATGGTTATCGATGCAGCTCACAAAGAAGGTAAATGGACAGGCATGTGTGGTGAAATGGCTGGCGACGCTACAGCAATTCCATTACTACTTGGTCTAGGTCTGGATGAGTTCAGTATGAGCGCAAGCTCTATTCTTCCAGCACGTAGCCAATTAGCTAAATTGTCTAAAGCAGATATGCAAGAATTAGCTGCTAAAGCTTTGGATATGCAAACAGCTGAGCAAGTGGTTGAACTGGTACAAGCAATCCACGCTTAA
- a CDS encoding flotillin family protein — protein sequence MAFLNEMIVVPAIVIVVLIVLGITFWARYKTVSTDEAMVVTGSFLGSRNISDDGAGRKIKIVRGGGAFILPVFQKSEFLSLLSHKLDVTTPEVYTEQGVPVLADGVAIIKIGSSVEDVATAAEQFMGKPIQALQAEAQEVLEGHLRSIMGSMTVEEVYRNRDRFAQEVQSVAARDLKKMGLQIVSFTIKDIRDKHGYLESLGKPRIAAVKRDAEIAEAEAVRDSRVQKALAEEAGQKAELLRDTNIAEASKEKELKVASFKKDQDTARAEADQAYHIQEAKAKQIMMEEQMKIELVRKEREIDLQEREITVREKYYDAEVKKKAEADRFSVEQAAEAEKARKMRQAEAHQYSIETEAKASAEQQRLAGQAEADAERAKGTAEAEVIRLRGLAEAEAKQKLAEAFENYGQAAILDLVAKMLPELAGKIAEPIGAIDKLTVVDTGKGEGGGATRVSNYVTELMATAPEMLKSVSGLDIEELIKGFAGGKSQQAQSSTSNTTAGVNANNHPQQTARSEAILTLPTQSSHDQDRETTSTGIGISSEQE from the coding sequence ATGGCATTTTTGAACGAAATGATTGTTGTACCTGCGATTGTGATTGTAGTATTGATCGTACTTGGTATTACATTCTGGGCAAGGTACAAAACAGTAAGTACAGACGAAGCAATGGTGGTCACCGGTTCTTTTCTCGGAAGCCGTAATATCTCAGATGATGGAGCAGGGCGCAAAATTAAGATTGTACGCGGTGGTGGTGCATTTATTTTACCTGTGTTTCAAAAGTCTGAATTTCTATCGTTGTTATCGCACAAACTGGATGTAACAACGCCTGAAGTGTACACCGAACAAGGCGTTCCTGTACTTGCCGATGGAGTAGCTATTATCAAAATCGGTAGTTCTGTAGAAGATGTGGCTACAGCAGCAGAACAATTTATGGGTAAGCCCATTCAAGCGTTACAAGCCGAAGCCCAAGAAGTATTGGAAGGACATCTGCGTTCGATTATGGGTTCGATGACCGTAGAAGAAGTGTATCGGAATCGTGATCGATTTGCACAAGAAGTACAAAGTGTCGCTGCTCGTGATCTAAAAAAGATGGGTCTACAAATCGTCTCATTTACAATTAAAGATATACGCGATAAGCATGGATATCTGGAGTCGCTTGGTAAACCTCGAATCGCAGCAGTGAAAAGAGATGCAGAAATCGCTGAAGCCGAAGCTGTTCGAGATTCTAGAGTACAGAAAGCACTGGCAGAAGAAGCCGGGCAAAAAGCAGAGTTGCTTAGAGATACCAATATAGCTGAAGCTTCCAAAGAAAAAGAATTAAAAGTAGCTTCATTTAAAAAAGATCAAGATACTGCAAGAGCCGAAGCCGATCAGGCCTATCATATTCAAGAAGCCAAAGCCAAACAGATTATGATGGAAGAGCAAATGAAGATCGAGTTGGTTCGTAAAGAGCGTGAAATAGATCTACAAGAACGAGAAATTACAGTACGTGAGAAATACTATGATGCAGAAGTGAAGAAAAAAGCCGAAGCAGATCGCTTCTCGGTGGAACAAGCAGCCGAAGCGGAAAAAGCTCGCAAAATGCGTCAAGCAGAAGCTCATCAATACTCGATAGAAACAGAAGCTAAAGCTTCTGCTGAACAACAACGTCTAGCCGGACAAGCGGAAGCCGATGCTGAACGTGCTAAAGGTACAGCGGAAGCTGAAGTGATTCGTCTACGCGGTCTTGCTGAAGCCGAAGCGAAGCAGAAATTAGCAGAAGCATTCGAAAATTATGGACAAGCCGCTATACTTGATCTGGTTGCCAAAATGCTCCCTGAATTAGCAGGTAAAATTGCAGAACCAATCGGTGCGATTGATAAATTAACTGTAGTGGATACAGGTAAAGGAGAAGGCGGCGGAGCAACAAGAGTCAGTAACTATGTGACAGAACTGATGGCGACCGCTCCAGAAATGTTGAAAAGTGTATCGGGACTCGATATAGAAGAATTAATTAAAGGATTTGCAGGTGGCAAATCTCAGCAAGCTCAATCTAGTACTTCTAACACTACGGCTGGCGTAAATGCAAATAATCATCCCCAACAGACAGCCCGTTCTGAAGCTATATTGACACTTCCAACTCAAAGCTCACACGATCAAGATCGTGAAACAACATCCACAGGAATCGGAATTTCCAGTGAACAAGAATGA
- a CDS encoding HPr family phosphocarrier protein: MEKTFKIVDEDGIHARPATALVTAANKFASTESFAEAKGKKVTLKSILGVLSLGLEQGDVIVLSTQGAEEDAALKALTDVMVNEGLGEING, encoded by the coding sequence ATGGAAAAAACATTCAAAATCGTTGACGAAGATGGTATCCACGCACGCCCAGCAACAGCATTGGTAACAGCTGCTAACAAATTTGCTTCTACAGAATCTTTTGCAGAAGCTAAAGGTAAAAAAGTAACTTTGAAATCAATCCTTGGAGTATTGTCTCTAGGTCTTGAGCAAGGTGACGTTATCGTTCTTTCTACACAAGGTGCAGAAGAAGATGCAGCATTGAAAGCTTTGACTGACGTTATGGTGAATGAAGGGCTAGGCGAAATCAATGGCTAA
- the gcvPB gene encoding aminomethyl-transferring glycine dehydrogenase subunit GcvPB — MTNETVVHETVTSVQGAVVTEKALIFELSQPGRIGYSLPECDVPRIDVSQLIPQEMLRQEEPALPEVYEVDVIRHYTELSRRNFGVDNGFYPLGSCTMKYNPKVNEDVARYAGFAKIHPYQPEQSIQGALELMHTLQKDLAALTGMDAVTLQPAAGAHGEWTGLMMIRAYHEKRGEHRTKVIVPDSSHGTNPASATVAGFQTITIPSTPEGLVDLDALRAAVGSDTAALMLTNPNTLGLFEKQISEVAQIVHEAGGLLYYDGANSNAIMGITRPGDMGFDVVHLNLHKTMSTPHGGGGPGAGPVGVKSRLLPFLPEPVVEKLEDGTFTLRSGSPDSIGRVKAYYGNFGILVRAYTYIRSYGPEGLRRVSECAVLNANYMMHCLKDHYEMPYTSVCKHEFVMSGKGLKQYGIRTLDVAKRLLDFGYHPPTVYFPLNVEECIMIEPTETESKETLDAFIDTMIQIAGEAKDNPELLLNAPYGTAVRRLDETTAARKPVLNCACN, encoded by the coding sequence ATGACAAACGAAACTGTAGTCCATGAGACCGTTACTTCTGTACAAGGCGCTGTTGTTACTGAAAAAGCTTTGATTTTTGAATTGAGTCAACCGGGTCGAATCGGTTATTCTTTACCAGAGTGTGATGTTCCTCGGATCGATGTATCTCAATTGATTCCGCAGGAAATGCTTCGTCAAGAAGAACCTGCTTTACCTGAAGTGTATGAAGTCGATGTGATTCGTCATTATACCGAATTGTCCCGTCGTAACTTTGGCGTCGATAACGGATTCTATCCACTGGGTTCTTGTACGATGAAATACAATCCTAAAGTCAATGAAGATGTAGCACGATATGCTGGATTTGCCAAAATTCATCCGTATCAACCAGAACAAAGTATTCAAGGTGCACTTGAACTGATGCATACATTGCAAAAAGACCTTGCTGCTTTAACAGGTATGGATGCTGTGACTCTACAACCTGCTGCTGGTGCTCATGGAGAATGGACAGGTCTGATGATGATTCGTGCGTATCATGAAAAACGTGGCGAGCATCGTACCAAAGTGATCGTGCCTGATTCTTCGCATGGTACGAATCCTGCGAGCGCAACAGTGGCCGGATTCCAGACGATTACGATTCCTTCGACTCCAGAAGGTTTGGTTGATCTCGATGCACTTCGTGCTGCTGTTGGATCGGATACCGCTGCTCTCATGCTGACGAACCCGAATACACTCGGTCTTTTTGAAAAGCAAATCAGTGAAGTAGCTCAAATCGTCCATGAAGCTGGTGGATTACTATATTATGATGGTGCCAACTCCAATGCGATTATGGGAATTACTCGTCCAGGTGATATGGGCTTCGATGTGGTTCATTTGAATTTACACAAAACAATGAGTACACCGCATGGTGGCGGAGGTCCTGGTGCAGGTCCTGTAGGGGTGAAAAGCAGATTGCTTCCTTTCTTACCTGAACCTGTAGTCGAAAAATTAGAAGATGGTACATTTACTCTTCGTAGCGGTTCGCCTGATTCGATCGGTCGTGTCAAAGCATACTATGGTAACTTTGGGATTCTTGTTCGTGCGTATACGTATATTCGTAGCTATGGCCCAGAAGGTCTACGTAGAGTATCTGAATGTGCTGTGCTGAATGCGAACTATATGATGCACTGTCTTAAAGATCATTATGAAATGCCTTATACAAGCGTATGTAAGCATGAATTCGTAATGTCGGGTAAAGGGCTCAAGCAGTATGGTATTCGTACACTGGATGTTGCCAAACGATTACTTGATTTCGGGTACCATCCACCTACTGTCTACTTCCCGTTGAATGTGGAAGAATGTATTATGATCGAACCTACCGAGACCGAAAGTAAAGAAACACTAGATGCTTTTATTGATACGATGATTCAGATCGCTGGCGAAGCGAAAGACAATCCAGAATTGTTACTGAATGCTCCTTATGGAACAGCAGTCAGACGTTTGGATGAAACGACAGCAGCTCGTAAACCAGTATTGAACTGTGCTTGTAACTAA
- the gcvPA gene encoding aminomethyl-transferring glycine dehydrogenase subunit GcvPA: MKSHRYIPMTPQNEAEMLEVVGASSIEDLFTDIPASLRYQGTMPMSDMLDEYTLTRHMSSLAGQNADTDRYTSFLGAGLYDHHLPSVINHVISRSEFYTAYTPYQPEISQGELQAIFEFQSYICELTGMAVANASMYDGATALAEAASLAASATGRKKIIALSTIHPESRGVVRSYARGLNLDVVEVPYGDGVTDIQVLAEAIDEQTAVVLVQSPNFFGGIEAIQAAADLAHAKGALLVVSTNPISLGLLESPGKLGADIVVGDAQPLGISMSLGGPTCGFFAVAQPLMRRMPGRIVGQTKDIDGKRGFVLTLQTREQHIRRDKATSNICSNQALLALCASVYLSVMGRQGMVDVADLNLQKAHYAAQTLSAIPNVTLAFQSPFFNEFVLALPEGTSVADINTQLLAKGMIGGYDLSLSYPELSGHILFAVTEKRTKAEIDLLATELEAIL; the protein is encoded by the coding sequence ATGAAATCGCATCGTTATATTCCCATGACCCCACAGAATGAAGCTGAAATGTTAGAGGTGGTGGGTGCTTCTTCGATAGAGGATTTATTTACAGATATTCCGGCATCCCTTCGCTATCAAGGTACAATGCCGATGTCTGACATGCTAGATGAGTATACACTTACTCGTCATATGTCCAGTCTTGCGGGTCAAAATGCAGATACAGATCGGTATACCAGTTTTCTTGGTGCAGGCTTATATGATCATCATTTGCCTTCTGTGATCAATCATGTGATTTCTCGCTCTGAATTTTATACAGCTTATACTCCATATCAACCAGAGATCAGTCAGGGTGAACTACAAGCGATTTTTGAATTTCAATCTTATATTTGTGAATTAACAGGAATGGCTGTTGCCAATGCAAGTATGTATGATGGTGCAACTGCTCTCGCTGAAGCGGCTTCTCTTGCAGCATCTGCTACAGGACGCAAAAAGATTATTGCTCTTTCGACGATTCATCCCGAGTCCCGCGGTGTTGTGCGCAGTTATGCTCGCGGCTTGAATCTGGATGTAGTGGAAGTTCCTTATGGAGATGGAGTTACCGATATTCAAGTTCTTGCTGAAGCGATCGATGAACAGACAGCTGTAGTGCTTGTTCAATCCCCTAACTTTTTTGGCGGTATTGAAGCGATTCAAGCAGCGGCTGACCTAGCACATGCCAAAGGTGCTTTGCTAGTAGTGAGTACGAATCCAATTTCACTTGGACTACTTGAATCTCCAGGTAAGCTTGGAGCTGATATCGTTGTTGGTGATGCACAGCCACTCGGAATCTCGATGTCATTAGGTGGCCCTACTTGTGGATTCTTCGCTGTTGCTCAACCGTTAATGCGCCGTATGCCAGGACGCATTGTTGGACAGACCAAAGATATCGATGGTAAACGTGGTTTTGTATTAACATTGCAGACTCGTGAGCAACATATTCGTCGTGACAAAGCGACTTCGAATATTTGTTCTAATCAAGCATTGCTTGCGCTATGTGCATCGGTGTATCTATCTGTGATGGGTAGACAAGGTATGGTAGATGTCGCTGATCTGAATTTGCAAAAAGCACATTATGCTGCACAAACACTATCTGCGATTCCTAATGTAACATTAGCGTTCCAATCTCCTTTTTTCAATGAGTTCGTGCTTGCTTTACCAGAAGGCACTTCGGTCGCTGATATCAATACTCAATTGTTAGCAAAAGGCATGATTGGTGGTTATGATCTAAGCTTGTCTTACCCTGAATTGTCCGGTCATATCTTATTCGCAGTCACAGAGAAACGTACCAAAGCAGAGATCGATCTATTGGCAACTGAACTGGAGGCAATCCTATGA
- a CDS encoding protease, which translates to METLFWICLITGALYALFSLLFGDLLGDVLGGIDLPGFDLFKPVILAAAVTLFGGAGIMLIRYSSFAPVAVILLALLIAVVGGMFVFFVYVKPMEHSEVSTSYSIQEMIGRIGEVTIPIPQVGYGEVMIKLTGGNTLHIAYSFDRCAIAAGMRVVIVEEKEGTLGISLLEDAL; encoded by the coding sequence ATGGAAACGCTATTTTGGATTTGTTTGATCACCGGTGCTTTGTACGCATTGTTCAGTCTGTTATTCGGTGACTTGCTTGGTGATGTGTTAGGCGGTATAGATCTGCCTGGATTTGATCTGTTTAAGCCTGTTATTTTAGCGGCGGCTGTTACGTTGTTCGGTGGAGCAGGAATCATGTTAATACGTTACAGTTCTTTCGCTCCTGTCGCTGTTATACTGCTTGCACTTTTGATTGCTGTTGTCGGAGGAATGTTTGTATTTTTTGTCTATGTCAAACCGATGGAACATAGTGAAGTATCGACAAGTTATTCGATTCAAGAAATGATTGGTCGTATAGGAGAAGTGACTATCCCGATTCCTCAAGTAGGATACGGTGAGGTCATGATTAAGCTTACAGGTGGCAACACGTTACATATTGCATACAGTTTCGATCGTTGTGCTATTGCCGCCGGTATGCGGGTAGTGATCGTAGAAGAAAAAGAAGGAACATTAGGTATATCGCTTTTAGAAGATGCATTATAA
- the ptsG gene encoding glucose-specific PTS transporter subunit IIBC → MFRRLFGVLQKVGRALMLPVAILPAAGLLLGFGNMLVNPDFLQYIPALNAHWVQITATVMMNSGQIVFDNLSLLFAVGVAVGLAGGEGVAGLAAIIGYLIMNVTMGTVMGVTADMVGKGDFSVASVLGIPTLQTGVFGGIIVGILAATMYKRFFRIELPSYLGFFAGKRFVPIMTAITSLILGLVMVLVWPPIQSFLNTVSHSMVESNPTLTAFIFGVIERSLIPFGLHHIFYSPFWYEFGEYVNKAGQYVRGDQKIFMAQLRDGVPFTAGTFMTGKFPFMMFGLPAAALAIYHESKPQHKKYVAGIMGSAALTSFLTGITEPLEFSFLFVAPVLFGIHAIFAGLSFMTMQILGVKIGMTFSGGLIDFILFGVIPNRTAWWDVIIVGLVLAVIYYFGFRFAIRKFNLKTPGREDTPAGDDSEVGSGGNSKDELPHNILEAFGGQENISSLDACITRLRIQVKEPKNVNKDRLKSLGASGVLEVGNNVQAIFGTRSDTIKSQMQDIIAGRTPRPTPVTVDSVPAEGTAENQVNILAEEVIVAPADGELMDISEVPDPVFSQKMTGDGFAVLPTNGTISSPVNGKVFNVFPSKHAIGIMSEAGKEILVHVGVNTVKLKGQGFTVLVAEGDDVMAGQPILEVDLEYVKANAPSIITPIIFSNLPEGATVTLHKTGNVKTGEGNIVTIK, encoded by the coding sequence TTGTTTAGACGTCTGTTTGGCGTTTTGCAAAAAGTAGGTAGAGCATTGATGCTTCCAGTGGCAATCTTGCCAGCAGCAGGTTTGTTGCTTGGTTTTGGTAACATGCTGGTTAACCCTGACTTTTTGCAGTATATTCCTGCATTAAATGCACACTGGGTTCAAATTACTGCAACAGTAATGATGAACTCCGGACAAATTGTTTTTGATAACTTATCTCTACTCTTTGCCGTCGGGGTAGCCGTCGGTCTTGCAGGAGGAGAAGGGGTAGCCGGGCTCGCAGCCATTATCGGTTATCTGATCATGAACGTAACAATGGGTACAGTGATGGGCGTTACAGCTGATATGGTCGGTAAAGGTGACTTCTCAGTAGCTTCTGTACTTGGTATTCCTACCTTACAAACAGGCGTATTCGGCGGTATTATCGTCGGTATTCTAGCCGCAACGATGTACAAACGTTTCTTCCGTATTGAATTGCCTTCATATCTTGGATTCTTTGCAGGTAAACGTTTTGTACCAATTATGACAGCTATTACTTCGTTGATTTTGGGTCTGGTAATGGTTCTTGTATGGCCTCCAATCCAATCATTCTTGAACACTGTTTCTCACAGTATGGTTGAATCGAACCCAACATTAACTGCATTTATTTTCGGTGTGATTGAACGTTCATTGATTCCTTTCGGTCTACATCACATTTTCTACTCACCATTCTGGTATGAATTTGGTGAATATGTAAATAAAGCAGGACAATATGTACGTGGTGACCAAAAAATCTTTATGGCGCAACTTCGTGATGGTGTTCCATTTACAGCAGGTACATTTATGACTGGTAAATTCCCGTTCATGATGTTCGGTCTTCCAGCTGCTGCACTTGCGATCTACCATGAATCCAAACCACAACACAAAAAATACGTTGCAGGTATTATGGGTTCCGCAGCATTGACTTCGTTCTTAACAGGTATTACTGAACCGCTTGAATTCTCATTCTTGTTCGTAGCACCAGTATTGTTCGGTATTCATGCAATCTTCGCTGGTCTTTCTTTCATGACTATGCAAATTCTAGGCGTTAAAATTGGTATGACCTTCTCAGGTGGTCTGATTGACTTTATCCTGTTCGGCGTTATTCCTAACCGTACTGCATGGTGGGATGTTATCATCGTCGGTCTAGTACTAGCAGTTATCTACTACTTCGGATTCCGCTTTGCGATTCGCAAATTCAACTTGAAAACACCAGGTCGTGAAGATACGCCGGCAGGTGATGATAGTGAAGTAGGTAGTGGTGGTAATAGCAAAGACGAATTGCCACATAATATTCTTGAAGCATTTGGTGGACAAGAAAATATTTCAAGTCTAGATGCTTGTATTACTCGTCTACGTATTCAAGTTAAAGAACCTAAAAATGTAAATAAAGATCGTTTGAAATCTTTAGGCGCTTCCGGTGTCCTAGAAGTGGGTAATAATGTGCAGGCGATTTTCGGAACACGTTCTGATACGATCAAATCACAAATGCAAGATATTATTGCAGGACGTACTCCACGCCCAACACCAGTTACAGTAGACTCTGTTCCAGCAGAAGGAACAGCAGAGAATCAAGTAAACATTTTGGCAGAAGAAGTAATCGTAGCTCCTGCTGATGGTGAATTGATGGATATTAGTGAAGTACCAGATCCTGTATTTTCACAAAAAATGACAGGTGATGGATTCGCTGTATTACCAACAAACGGAACGATCTCTTCACCGGTTAATGGTAAAGTATTTAACGTATTCCCTAGTAAACATGCGATCGGTATTATGTCTGAAGCCGGTAAAGAAATTCTTGTGCATGTAGGCGTAAATACAGTTAAATTGAAAGGTCAAGGTTTCACTGTATTGGTTGCAGAAGGCGATGATGTTATGGCTGGACAACCAATCCTTGAAGTGGATCTGGAGTATGTAAAAGCTAATGCACCATCGATTATCACTCCGATCATTTTCTCTAACTTACCAGAAGGTGCTACAGTAACATTGCACAAAACAGGTAATGTGAAAACAGGAGAAGGCAATATCGTTACAATCAAGTAA
- the glcT gene encoding glucose PTS transporter transcription antiterminator GlcT encodes MSSLLVAKVLNNNVIIADHPQYEEVVVIGKGIGFNRKARDVIPLDVVEKMFILTNEQEQEQYKQLAVQIDERIIEVINEIIYYINSESKTPLNEHIHIALTDHIAFAIKRAEQGMTIQNPFLYETREMYPLEYKLAAHALEIIHDKLGVALEEDEIGFVALHIYSALTDQHITAIKADSRLIADMVKVIEDSLKISITGDTLDYSRLLTHLRFAIERIRRGEKVAATHRLEEMLKMEYPEVYSLSWKLTKMMEKRLRRPVYKAEVSYLTMHLQRFVEKREEEEESTQE; translated from the coding sequence GTGAGCAGCCTACTTGTGGCTAAAGTGCTGAATAATAACGTTATTATTGCTGATCATCCTCAGTATGAAGAAGTTGTGGTGATCGGTAAAGGAATCGGCTTTAACCGTAAAGCGCGTGATGTGATTCCTTTGGATGTTGTCGAGAAGATGTTTATTTTAACCAATGAGCAAGAACAGGAACAATACAAGCAACTCGCAGTTCAGATCGACGAGCGTATTATCGAAGTCATTAACGAAATTATTTATTATATTAATTCTGAAAGTAAGACTCCACTGAATGAACATATTCATATTGCTTTAACCGATCATATTGCATTTGCAATTAAGCGTGCTGAGCAAGGGATGACGATTCAGAATCCTTTTCTATATGAGACGCGAGAAATGTATCCGTTAGAATATAAATTAGCTGCTCATGCGTTAGAAATAATTCATGACAAGCTAGGTGTAGCTTTAGAAGAAGATGAGATTGGTTTTGTAGCACTGCATATTTATAGTGCACTAACCGACCAACATATCACAGCGATCAAAGCCGATTCTCGTCTGATTGCCGATATGGTCAAAGTTATCGAAGATAGTCTCAAAATTTCGATTACAGGAGATACGCTGGATTATTCGCGTTTACTTACTCATTTGCGATTTGCAATCGAACGTATCCGTAGAGGTGAGAAAGTAGCCGCTACTCATCGCTTAGAAGAAATGCTCAAAATGGAATATCCCGAAGTGTATTCGTTATCATGGAAATTAACAAAGATGATGGAAAAACGATTACGCCGACCGGTCTATAAAGCAGAAGTAAGCTACCTGACCATGCATTTACAACGGTTTGTCGAGAAGCGTGAAGAAGAAGAGGAAAGTACGCAAGAATAG